In the Helianthus annuus cultivar XRQ/B chromosome 11, HanXRQr2.0-SUNRISE, whole genome shotgun sequence genome, one interval contains:
- the LOC110888676 gene encoding uncharacterized protein LOC110888676 encodes MEYGYFRDIFKQLKINLPLIEALKHMPKYAKFLKEILKGKDKLEELPNVSLNVECSAVVTNSLPEKLIDPGIFTIPCLFGGDVQNHALTDLGASINLMPYSFYEKLGLGDLKPTRMTLSLAYKTVKYPRGIVENLLVKVDKFVIPVNFVVLDMEADENIPLILGRPFLNTAKALIDVFLGTITLRAGEDSVVFKVTNTRGLNARVEVVASVGESKGCERIETERVSDPRLEPMLEPKCRDLPDRRVEDLEKKYRV; translated from the coding sequence ATGGAATACGGGTACTTCCGAGACATCTTCAAACAACTTAAGATCAATCTACCGTTAATCGAAGCCCTCAAGCATATGCCGAAATATGCTAAGTTCTTAAAAGAAATCCTTAAAGGGAAAGATAAATTAGAGGAACTTCCGAATGTTTCGTTAAACGTCGAATGCTCTGCTGTGGTCACAAACAGCCTACCGGAAAAACTCATTGATCCGGGTATCTTCACGATCCCGTGTTTGTTCGGTGGTGATGTTCAAAACCATGCATTAACCGACCTTGGTGCTAGTATAAATTTGATGCCATATTCATTTTATGAGAAACTAGGCCTTGGTGACTTAAAGCCCACTCGTATGACCCTATCGTTAGCATACAAAACGGTTAAGTACCCCCGGGGGATTGTAGAAAATTTGCTAGTGAAAGTTGATAAGTTTGTCATTCCGGTGAACTTTGTAGTACTAGACATGGAAGCTGATGAAAACATACCGTTGATTTTAGGGCGCCCATTCTTGAACACAGCCAAAGCTCTTATAGATGTCTTCTTAGGCACTATTACACTTCGAGCGGGTGAGGATTCGGTGGTTTTCAAGGTCACTAACACGAGAGGGTTAAATGCTAGAGTAGAGGTAGTGGCATCGGTGGGGGAGAGTAAAGGATGTGAGAGAATAGAGACAGAGAGGGTGAGCGATCCTAGGTTAGAGCCAATGTTAGAACCTAAGTGTAGGGATCTTCCCGATAGGAGAGTAGAGGATCTTGAAAAAAAGTACCGTGTTTAG